In Flavobacteriaceae bacterium, the following proteins share a genomic window:
- a CDS encoding DUF885 domain-containing protein, with protein MNCIKSIFVFLVILTFGCSQKEINDSSQLLKTIIEDYQNHKGYDETKYPLGLFTKTYYQAEAEYSKSKLEELSKINGDNLNEIDKISLELLEFVLKDEISFYELERYLNPILSDAGFHSNLTYQVRPLNNYTQVVDYLNKLNAIPEFVDQHFVILREGLEKGVSQPRVIFKGYESTYDDHIVENYEDSFYYSPFKSLPENLTETQKDSVLTVAKKAIEENVTPQFKRIKEFFETEYFPNTRTTLGASDMPNGEAFYQDRINFYTTSTQYTADDIHNIGLREVARIKAEMEKIIKRLNFKGDFSDFLKFLRTDKQFYAETPKELLMIARDMAKRADEQLPRFFKTLPRKPYGVAPVPDAIAPKYTGGRYIGTSKNSTDPGYYWVNTYDLPSRTLYTLPSLTVHEAVPGHHLQGSLNNELGDSIPDFRKNLYLSAYGEGWGLYTEFLAEEMGMYTTPYEHFGKFTYEMWRACRLVVDTGIHAKGWTREQVVDFMSSNTALSIHEVNTETDRYISWPGQALSYKIGELKIRELRKKAKKELGSKFDIREFHEVILGQGTVTLSILENRMNAYIEKKKNE; from the coding sequence ATGAATTGTATAAAATCTATTTTTGTTTTTTTAGTAATTCTAACCTTTGGATGTTCACAGAAGGAAATAAACGATTCATCACAATTATTAAAAACTATAATTGAAGATTATCAAAATCATAAAGGATATGATGAGACGAAATACCCTTTAGGTCTTTTTACCAAAACCTATTATCAAGCCGAAGCAGAATATTCAAAATCTAAACTTGAAGAACTATCAAAAATTAATGGAGATAATTTAAATGAAATCGATAAAATCTCTTTAGAACTATTAGAATTTGTTTTAAAAGATGAAATAAGTTTTTATGAGTTAGAAAGATATCTAAACCCAATACTTTCTGATGCCGGATTTCATAGTAATTTAACTTACCAGGTACGACCTTTAAATAATTATACACAAGTTGTAGATTATCTTAATAAGCTAAATGCAATACCGGAGTTTGTAGATCAGCATTTTGTAATCTTAAGAGAAGGCCTGGAAAAAGGAGTATCACAGCCTAGAGTGATTTTTAAAGGTTATGAATCGACATATGATGACCATATTGTAGAGAATTACGAAGATAGTTTTTATTATTCTCCATTTAAAAGCTTACCCGAAAATTTAACAGAAACTCAAAAAGATTCTGTGCTTACAGTAGCAAAAAAAGCAATTGAAGAGAATGTTACTCCACAATTTAAACGTATAAAGGAGTTTTTTGAAACAGAATACTTTCCCAATACAAGAACCACTTTGGGAGCTTCAGATATGCCAAATGGAGAAGCTTTTTATCAAGACCGTATTAATTTTTATACAACAAGCACTCAATATACTGCTGATGATATCCATAATATAGGTTTGCGTGAAGTAGCGCGTATCAAAGCTGAAATGGAAAAGATCATTAAAAGACTGAATTTTAAAGGTGATTTTTCAGATTTTTTAAAATTCTTGCGTACCGATAAGCAATTTTATGCAGAAACTCCGAAAGAGTTATTGATGATTGCCAGAGATATGGCAAAACGAGCAGATGAACAATTGCCTCGATTTTTTAAAACATTGCCTCGTAAACCTTATGGAGTCGCTCCGGTACCTGATGCAATAGCTCCAAAATATACGGGAGGACGCTATATAGGAACTTCAAAAAACAGTACAGATCCTGGCTATTATTGGGTGAATACTTATGATCTACCCAGTAGAACATTATATACATTACCGTCATTAACGGTACATGAAGCTGTTCCAGGACACCATTTGCAAGGTAGTTTGAATAATGAACTTGGAGATAGCATTCCTGATTTCAGAAAAAACTTATACCTCTCAGCTTATGGAGAAGGATGGGGGTTATATACAGAATTCTTAGCTGAAGAAATGGGGATGTATACAACACCATATGAGCATTTTGGAAAATTTACTTATGAAATGTGGAGAGCATGTCGCCTGGTGGTGGATACAGGAATTCATGCAAAAGGATGGACAAGAGAACAGGTGGTAGATTTTATGTCATCGAATACGGCATTATCTATCCATGAAGTTAATACAGAGACTGATCGATATATCTCATGGCCAGGCCAGGCATTGTCATATAAAATAGGCGAGCTCAAAATTAGAGAGTTAAGAAAAAAAGCAAAAAAAGAACTAGGATCAAAATTTGATATTCGTGAATTTCATGAAGTTATTTTAGGACAAGGTACAGTAACGCTTTCAATTCTCGAAAATAGAATGAATGCATATATAGAGAAAAAGAAGAATGAGTAG
- a CDS encoding aldehyde dehydrogenase (NADP(+)), producing the protein MITGKNYIGNQLKAEGTETYKTFNPQLNIENVTTFVEATSDEIDQAAVLASKAFKEYQELSGQKKAEFLNAIADEIEALGDVLIETYTSESGLPAGRAQGERGRTVGQLRAFAAHITEGSWVGASIDTAQPERQPLPKADLRKMLIPLGPVVVFGASNFPLAFSTAGGDTAAALAAGCPVIVKSHPMHAGTGELVASAIIKAAEKTGMPNGVFSNINSSGIEVGQKLVQNPEVKGVGFTGSIRGGRALFDLASQRPEPIPVFAEMGSINPVVLLPEALKEKGSDWAKIYAGSITLGSGQFCTNPGLLLGVRSDELTAFIAELGEEISKIEPTCMLHPNINNAYQTNKAKTIVQPELDVIADYDTAVQSNYAQQAVTKVKGSDFIANKALHQEVFGPFSLVVECNDETQLEEVINHLEGQLTGTVIGNGDDINANRTIISALQNRVGRIIFNGVPTGVEVCPSMQHGGPYPASTDSRFTAVGVDSIKRWVRPFSYQNWPNELLPDALKNENPLHILRLVDNTETRGKI; encoded by the coding sequence ATGATTACAGGAAAAAATTATATCGGAAATCAACTTAAAGCTGAAGGAACAGAAACATATAAGACATTTAACCCTCAGTTAAATATTGAGAATGTAACAACTTTTGTAGAAGCTACATCTGATGAAATAGATCAAGCTGCAGTTTTAGCATCGAAAGCATTTAAAGAGTACCAGGAATTATCCGGACAAAAGAAAGCAGAATTTTTAAATGCAATCGCTGATGAAATAGAAGCTTTAGGGGATGTATTGATAGAGACGTATACTTCTGAAAGCGGTTTGCCGGCAGGCAGAGCACAAGGGGAAAGAGGGAGAACCGTAGGTCAGCTGAGAGCATTTGCAGCACATATTACAGAAGGATCCTGGGTAGGAGCCAGTATAGATACTGCTCAACCAGAACGCCAGCCTTTACCAAAGGCAGATTTACGAAAAATGTTAATCCCGTTAGGACCAGTGGTAGTATTTGGAGCATCTAATTTTCCATTAGCATTTTCAACTGCAGGAGGTGATACGGCAGCTGCTTTGGCTGCAGGATGTCCGGTTATTGTAAAATCACACCCTATGCATGCTGGAACAGGAGAATTAGTAGCATCAGCAATAATAAAAGCTGCTGAGAAAACAGGAATGCCTAATGGGGTATTTTCTAATATAAACAGTAGTGGCATTGAAGTTGGTCAAAAATTAGTACAGAATCCGGAAGTTAAAGGCGTAGGATTTACAGGAAGTATTAGAGGGGGTAGAGCATTGTTTGATTTGGCATCACAACGTCCGGAGCCCATTCCCGTTTTTGCAGAGATGGGAAGTATAAACCCTGTAGTTTTATTACCCGAAGCCTTAAAAGAAAAAGGATCTGATTGGGCAAAAATATATGCCGGATCAATTACATTAGGATCAGGTCAGTTTTGCACCAATCCAGGATTGTTATTAGGAGTTAGAAGTGATGAATTAACAGCATTCATAGCAGAATTGGGAGAAGAAATATCAAAGATAGAGCCCACATGCATGTTACACCCTAATATAAATAATGCATATCAAACCAATAAAGCAAAAACAATTGTGCAGCCTGAATTAGATGTAATAGCAGATTATGATACTGCAGTACAATCCAATTATGCACAGCAAGCCGTGACCAAAGTAAAAGGTTCGGATTTTATTGCCAATAAAGCATTACATCAGGAGGTATTTGGACCATTTTCATTGGTTGTGGAATGTAATGATGAAACTCAGTTAGAAGAAGTGATAAATCACTTGGAAGGCCAATTAACAGGGACTGTTATAGGTAATGGTGATGATATTAATGCTAATAGAACTATTATTTCTGCTTTACAAAACAGGGTAGGACGTATTATTTTTAATGGAGTGCCAACAGGGGTAGAAGTATGTCCGTCGATGCAACATGGAGGTCCATATCCGGCATCAACAGATTCCAGATTTACAGCTGTAGGGGTAGATTCAATAAAGCGTTGGGTACGGCCATTTAGTTATCAAAATTGGCCAAATGAATTATTACCTGATGCACTTAAAAATGAAAACCCATTACATATTTTAAGACTAGTAGATAATACAGAAACAAGAGGTAAAATTTAA
- a CDS encoding dihydrodipicolinate synthase family protein — MSLQWNGVMPAVFTWLKESQSGTVEIDLEKTKEYAAGILKVQGLGGSRMSGLVGSGTLGENSYLSSEQRVSLLKSLSEVAKEYNVPLISGAAAETKEELATIVEGLAAAGVDTVMVMPPKTKALPSDEEMYAYYELAEATARAAGVTIMPYNNPDAAGYHALSTELLLKLATLPNVTALKISTIDVSIIETMMLANKDLKVLAGVDTVTVHAGLAGACGGITGVGCIFPKASVTMQEYVLNEEWAEANKISQAMNSISYLDAQPLLLEYLKFAFGIHHNDADGGLRTFGKKLTQQQIDDVRARYILAKERLETLDLIG; from the coding sequence ATGAGTTTACAATGGAATGGCGTAATGCCAGCCGTGTTTACATGGCTAAAAGAGTCACAATCAGGTACCGTTGAAATTGACCTTGAAAAAACAAAAGAATACGCTGCAGGTATTTTAAAAGTTCAAGGATTGGGCGGAAGCAGAATGAGCGGATTGGTCGGTTCTGGTACGCTAGGTGAGAATAGCTATCTAAGCTCTGAGCAACGCGTTTCTTTGCTTAAATCCCTTTCTGAGGTTGCTAAAGAATATAATGTTCCATTAATCAGTGGAGCAGCAGCAGAAACGAAAGAAGAACTAGCTACAATCGTTGAAGGATTAGCGGCGGCTGGTGTTGATACCGTTATGGTAATGCCTCCAAAAACTAAGGCGCTTCCTTCTGACGAAGAAATGTATGCGTACTACGAGCTTGCTGAAGCTACTGCAAGAGCTGCAGGTGTAACTATTATGCCTTACAACAATCCTGATGCAGCTGGTTACCATGCGCTCTCAACTGAGCTTCTTCTAAAGCTTGCTACTCTTCCTAATGTAACTGCGCTAAAAATATCGACCATAGATGTTTCTATTATTGAAACGATGATGTTAGCGAACAAAGATTTAAAAGTTTTGGCAGGTGTCGACACCGTAACGGTACATGCAGGACTAGCCGGAGCATGTGGTGGAATTACAGGTGTAGGTTGTATCTTCCCTAAAGCTAGTGTTACGATGCAGGAGTATGTTTTAAATGAAGAATGGGCCGAGGCGAACAAAATTTCTCAAGCTATGAATTCTATATCGTATCTGGATGCTCAGCCGTTGCTTCTAGAATATCTTAAGTTTGCTTTTGGAATTCATCATAATGATGCCGATGGCGGGCTTCGTACCTTTGGTAAGAAATTAACGCAACAGCAAATTGATGATGTCCGTGCAAGATATATCCTGGCAAAAGAAAGACTTGAAACTCTGGACTTAATAGGTTAA